In Aquimarina sp. TRL1, a single window of DNA contains:
- a CDS encoding DUF6660 family protein, with protein sequence MNYLAVILSIYICSLSFVTCNDGEIHDSDVVTLESKDTHPDTEAEDFCSPFCYCQCCHTQIADFETISYTLVNESFMIAPPLYVDTVTTPHLYNILQPPRV encoded by the coding sequence GTGAATTACTTAGCAGTCATATTGTCTATTTATATATGTAGTTTGTCATTTGTTACCTGTAATGATGGGGAAATACATGATAGTGATGTAGTTACACTTGAATCAAAAGATACGCACCCAGATACAGAAGCAGAAGACTTTTGCTCTCCTTTTTGTTATTGCCAATGTTGTCACACTCAGATAGCAGATTTTGAAACTATTAGTTATACGTTGGTGAATGAGTCTTTTATGATAGCACCTCCGCTATATGTAGACACTGTGACAACACCTCATCTTTATAATATTTTACAACCTCCCAGAGTTTAG